The Marinobacter halotolerans genome includes a window with the following:
- a CDS encoding calcium/sodium antiporter gives MFLPLLAIVLGLALLVWSAGKFVEGSAITAGHFGMPPLLIGMVVVGFGTSAPEMVVSALAATQGNPGLALGNAYGSNITNIALILGITAVISPIAVHSAVMRKELPILAAVTALAAWQLWDGELTLVDALVLLGVFAVLLGWSIYQGMTAKSDALAAEISAELEIRPMSLRAAIGWLVAGLLLLILSSRALVWGAVDIAQAFGVSDLIIGLTIVAVGTSLPELASSIAAARKGEHDIALGNILGSNLFNTLAVVGIAGVISPMQVAPEILSRDILVMAALTLSLFVIGYGFRGPGRINRAEGSLLLACFVGYTAYLVTTSF, from the coding sequence CTCTGCGATAACCGCGGGCCATTTCGGCATGCCTCCGCTGCTGATTGGCATGGTGGTGGTTGGCTTCGGTACCTCCGCGCCAGAAATGGTGGTGTCGGCACTGGCAGCTACCCAGGGCAATCCGGGACTGGCACTGGGTAACGCCTATGGTTCCAACATCACCAACATCGCGCTGATTCTGGGTATCACGGCCGTAATCAGCCCGATTGCCGTGCATTCAGCAGTGATGCGTAAGGAGCTTCCGATACTCGCCGCTGTGACCGCTCTTGCGGCATGGCAACTGTGGGATGGTGAACTGACCCTGGTAGATGCACTGGTACTACTGGGCGTGTTTGCGGTTCTGCTGGGCTGGTCGATCTATCAGGGCATGACCGCCAAATCGGATGCGCTGGCGGCGGAAATTTCTGCCGAGCTGGAAATCCGGCCCATGTCACTGCGCGCCGCCATCGGCTGGCTGGTGGCCGGCCTGTTGCTGCTTATTCTGAGCTCCCGGGCTCTGGTATGGGGTGCCGTGGATATTGCCCAGGCATTTGGCGTCAGTGATCTTATTATCGGCCTGACCATTGTGGCCGTGGGTACGTCCCTGCCCGAACTGGCCTCTTCCATTGCCGCCGCCCGCAAGGGTGAGCACGACATTGCCCTGGGCAACATTCTGGGCTCCAACCTGTTCAACACCCTGGCCGTGGTCGGCATCGCGGGCGTGATCAGCCCCATGCAAGTGGCGCCGGAAATCCTGTCCCGCGATATTCTGGTGATGGCGGCGCTGACTCTGTCCCTGTTTGTGATCGGCTATGGTTTCCGGGGACCGGGCCGCATTAACCGCGCTGAAGGCAGCCTGTTGCTGGCCTGCTTTGTCGGCTATACGGCCTATCTGGTAACCACCAGTTTCTAA
- a CDS encoding DUF4124 domain-containing protein — MMPGRHFVLLCLPLLAQPVTAEMYTWTDDQGITHFSDTAPSRHETKAVTLKAPSVIPMAGNIRQSEKVRGIYRQIRQNRERDKSTRDSVPDKSKLKAQKQCDKLERRLDKIQSQLRAGYANDRGNSLRRQRRELSQQHSWQCVLG, encoded by the coding sequence ATGATGCCAGGACGGCATTTTGTACTTTTGTGCCTGCCTTTGCTGGCCCAACCAGTCACCGCAGAAATGTATACCTGGACTGACGACCAGGGTATTACCCATTTTTCCGACACGGCGCCCTCCAGACATGAGACCAAAGCGGTCACACTGAAGGCGCCTTCTGTCATTCCCATGGCCGGTAATATTCGCCAGAGCGAAAAAGTCAGGGGCATCTACCGGCAGATTCGACAGAACCGGGAACGGGATAAATCGACCCGGGATTCAGTGCCGGACAAAAGCAAGTTAAAAGCTCAGAAGCAGTGCGACAAGCTGGAACGTCGGCTGGACAAGATCCAGAGTCAGCTGCGGGCCGGTTACGCCAACGATCGGGGAAACAGCCTCAGGCGCCAGCGCAGGGAGCTTAGCCAGCAGCACTCCTGGCAGTGCGTGCTGGGCTAG
- the glcF gene encoding glycolate oxidase subunit GlcF, producing MQTNLVQQFANTAEGQEAESILRACVHCGFCTATCPTYQELNDERDGPRGRIYLMKMFLEGEEVTEKSREHLDRCLTCRSCETTCPSGVKYGRLVDISRNFMEKEMPRPPQQRWIRWGLGRVIPNRQLFGFLLRMGQFFKPVLPGALGAKVPPRKKASPWPVSSHDRVVLALAGCAQPSATPNTNAAAARVLDRLGITMVEAPEAGCCGAVNHHLSEHEIALNAMRRNIDAWWPAIDAGAEAIVMTASGCGAMVQDYGHLLKDDPVYAQKAQRVSELCIDLGAFLLEQDLDKLKVSTSPGKVAFHCPCTLQHAMQQNGVVDQVLRKAGIDLAQTKDKHICCGSAGTYSILQPELSQRLLKNKLEALTIDKPDRIVTANIGCQMHLETKSQVPVQHWIELLDA from the coding sequence ATGCAGACCAATCTAGTTCAACAATTTGCCAACACCGCCGAAGGCCAGGAAGCTGAATCCATCCTGCGGGCCTGTGTTCACTGTGGATTCTGCACCGCGACCTGCCCGACATACCAGGAACTGAACGACGAGCGGGATGGCCCCCGTGGTCGAATCTACCTGATGAAGATGTTCCTGGAAGGCGAAGAGGTTACCGAAAAGTCCCGGGAACACTTGGACCGCTGCCTGACCTGTCGAAGCTGTGAAACCACCTGCCCGTCCGGCGTGAAGTATGGCCGCCTGGTGGACATCAGCCGCAACTTCATGGAAAAGGAAATGCCACGGCCGCCACAGCAGCGCTGGATCCGCTGGGGCCTGGGCCGGGTTATCCCTAATCGGCAGCTGTTCGGTTTCCTGCTGCGAATGGGCCAGTTTTTCAAACCGGTTCTGCCAGGTGCTCTGGGCGCCAAAGTACCGCCCAGGAAGAAAGCCAGCCCCTGGCCGGTTTCCAGCCACGATCGCGTTGTGCTTGCCCTGGCGGGCTGCGCACAACCGTCCGCAACGCCCAATACCAACGCTGCGGCGGCCAGAGTTCTCGACCGGCTGGGCATAACCATGGTGGAAGCACCTGAGGCGGGATGCTGTGGCGCGGTGAATCATCACCTGTCCGAGCACGAAATTGCTCTGAACGCCATGCGCCGCAATATCGACGCCTGGTGGCCTGCCATTGATGCCGGCGCCGAAGCGATCGTAATGACCGCCTCCGGCTGTGGTGCCATGGTTCAGGATTACGGCCATCTGCTGAAGGACGATCCGGTCTATGCGCAGAAGGCCCAGAGAGTCAGCGAACTCTGCATCGACCTGGGTGCCTTCCTGCTTGAACAGGATCTGGACAAGCTGAAGGTGTCCACCAGCCCCGGCAAGGTCGCATTTCACTGCCCCTGCACCCTGCAGCACGCCATGCAACAGAATGGCGTGGTGGACCAGGTATTGCGCAAGGCTGGCATTGACCTGGCACAGACCAAAGACAAGCATATTTGCTGCGGCTCTGCCGGCACCTACTCGATTCTTCAGCCAGAACTGAGCCAGCGTTTGCTGAAAAATAAACTGGAAGCCCTTACCATTGATAAGCCGGATCGCATCGTCACGGCCAATATCGGCTGCCAGATGCATCTGGAAACCAAATCGCAGGTGCCGGTGCAGCACTGGATAGAGCTGCTGGACGCCTGA
- the glcE gene encoding glycolate oxidase subunit GlcE, with protein sequence MADDSEALKKQILNARKKHQKLNIVGGGTKGFMGRTADSDAEALSLAEHTGIVEYHPVELIMTARAGTPISVIETILAEEGQCLHFEPPRFGDASTLGGTLACNLSGPARPWSGSVRDQVLGIRLLNGKGEHLRFGGQVMKNVAGYDVSRLQAGAMGTLGAITEISLKVMPIPASSMTLVEEMPIEDVIRYMNQRAGESKPITGAAWVDGKVYLRLSGAKSAVEATAEKWTGEVMEQGEEFWQQLQHMQHDFFAGDEPLWRFSVGSTAANPELDGPWLIDWAGSQRWYRGEADMAQIETMAQRAGGQVSLFRGGDRSDEVMHHQPQALQTIQKRLKESFDPDGIFNPGRLYSWL encoded by the coding sequence ATGGCTGATGATTCCGAGGCGTTAAAAAAACAGATTCTGAACGCCCGCAAAAAACACCAGAAGCTCAACATTGTTGGCGGTGGCACTAAGGGCTTTATGGGCCGCACAGCCGACAGCGATGCCGAAGCCCTGAGCCTTGCCGAGCATACCGGTATTGTGGAATACCACCCGGTGGAGCTGATCATGACGGCCCGTGCGGGCACGCCGATATCCGTTATCGAAACTATTCTGGCGGAAGAAGGTCAGTGCCTGCATTTCGAGCCTCCACGTTTCGGCGACGCCTCAACCCTGGGCGGCACCCTGGCCTGCAACCTATCCGGCCCGGCCAGACCCTGGTCCGGCTCGGTTCGGGATCAGGTATTGGGTATCCGCCTGCTTAACGGTAAAGGCGAGCACCTACGCTTTGGCGGCCAGGTGATGAAAAACGTGGCCGGCTACGACGTCTCAAGGCTGCAGGCCGGCGCCATGGGGACTCTGGGTGCGATCACCGAGATAAGCCTGAAAGTTATGCCCATACCCGCCAGCTCAATGACGTTGGTTGAGGAGATGCCGATCGAAGACGTGATCAGATACATGAACCAGCGAGCCGGCGAATCCAAGCCCATCACCGGTGCCGCCTGGGTCGACGGCAAGGTCTACCTGCGGCTTTCCGGCGCGAAATCTGCTGTGGAAGCAACGGCGGAGAAATGGACCGGCGAGGTGATGGAGCAGGGCGAAGAATTCTGGCAGCAGCTTCAACACATGCAGCATGACTTTTTCGCCGGCGACGAGCCGCTATGGCGCTTTTCGGTCGGTTCAACGGCCGCGAATCCGGAACTGGATGGCCCCTGGCTGATCGACTGGGCGGGCTCCCAGCGTTGGTACCGCGGTGAAGCGGATATGGCCCAGATCGAAACCATGGCCCAGCGCGCTGGCGGACAGGTCAGCCTGTTCCGGGGCGGAGATCGCAGTGATGAAGTGATGCACCACCAGCCGCAGGCTTTGCAGACAATTCAGAAACGTTTGAAAGAGTCGTTCGACCCGGACGGAATCTTTAACCCGGGTAGACTCTACAGCTGGCTTTAA
- a CDS encoding FAD-linked oxidase C-terminal domain-containing protein, with the protein MTTRPTISKAELAEKFRAFIDPDFVITDNETMKPYECDGMSMYCEMPLLVVLPETPAQVQRVMRICNEHSVPVVARGAGTGLSAGAMPHKEGVVLSLAKFNRILEIDPLARTARLQPGVRNLAISEEAAQHNLYYGPDPSSQIACTIGGNVAENSGGVHCLKYGLTVHNILSVEMVTAEGERVVVGNDALDACGMDLLALMTGSEGLLGIVTEVKVKLLPKPEIARVVMAGFDSVQKAGDAVGGIISAGIIPGGLEMMDGYAIVAADDFAQAGYPRDAKALLLCEVDGTEEEVQEHIELAETVFKKLGATSVRTSRSEEERALLWKGRKSAFPAVGRISPDYYCMDGTIPRRQLAHVLLEMEKMSEKFGLRVANVFHAGDGNLHPLILFDANVPGEFERTEAFGGSILNLCVEVGGCITGEHGVGVEKIRQMAVQFNDEELQQFHDLKAAFDPNGILNPGKGVPALKFCQEYRSLEYKQHNHDTVEVAHG; encoded by the coding sequence ATGACAACCAGGCCAACCATCAGTAAAGCGGAACTGGCGGAGAAATTCCGGGCCTTTATTGACCCGGACTTCGTGATCACCGACAACGAGACCATGAAGCCCTACGAATGCGACGGCATGTCGATGTACTGCGAGATGCCGCTGCTGGTCGTGCTGCCGGAAACCCCGGCCCAGGTCCAGAGGGTGATGCGCATATGCAATGAACACAGTGTGCCGGTGGTCGCTCGTGGCGCCGGTACCGGCCTGAGTGCCGGCGCCATGCCTCACAAGGAAGGCGTGGTGCTGTCGCTGGCCAAGTTCAATCGCATTCTGGAGATTGATCCGCTGGCCCGCACCGCAAGGCTTCAGCCCGGTGTTCGCAACCTTGCCATCAGTGAGGAAGCGGCGCAGCACAACCTCTATTACGGGCCTGATCCATCCTCCCAGATTGCCTGCACCATCGGTGGCAACGTGGCGGAGAACTCCGGTGGTGTGCATTGCCTGAAGTACGGCCTTACGGTTCACAACATCCTCAGCGTGGAAATGGTTACTGCTGAAGGTGAGCGGGTAGTGGTCGGTAACGATGCTCTGGACGCCTGTGGCATGGATCTGCTGGCACTGATGACCGGCTCTGAAGGCCTGCTGGGCATCGTCACCGAAGTGAAGGTGAAGCTACTGCCCAAGCCTGAAATCGCCCGGGTGGTGATGGCCGGTTTCGACAGCGTTCAGAAAGCCGGCGATGCCGTTGGCGGCATCATCTCCGCCGGCATCATCCCCGGTGGCCTGGAAATGATGGACGGCTATGCCATTGTGGCGGCGGATGATTTTGCCCAGGCGGGCTATCCGCGAGACGCCAAAGCCCTGCTGCTATGTGAAGTGGACGGCACAGAAGAAGAGGTTCAGGAACACATCGAGCTGGCTGAAACGGTTTTCAAAAAGCTGGGTGCCACCTCGGTGAGAACTTCCCGGAGTGAAGAAGAACGGGCGCTGCTGTGGAAAGGCCGTAAATCCGCTTTCCCGGCGGTCGGCCGAATCTCGCCGGACTACTACTGCATGGACGGCACCATCCCGCGCCGCCAGCTGGCCCATGTGCTGCTGGAAATGGAAAAAATGTCCGAGAAGTTCGGACTTCGGGTGGCCAACGTATTCCACGCCGGCGACGGCAACCTGCATCCGCTGATCCTGTTTGATGCCAACGTGCCCGGTGAATTCGAGCGCACAGAGGCGTTCGGCGGCAGCATCCTCAACCTCTGTGTGGAGGTGGGCGGCTGCATCACCGGCGAACATGGCGTGGGCGTGGAAAAAATCCGCCAGATGGCGGTGCAGTTCAACGACGAGGAACTGCAGCAGTTCCACGACCTGAAAGCCGCGTTCGACCCCAATGGCATACTGAATCCGGGTAAGGGCGTCCCGGCGCTGAAATTCTGCCAGGAGTATCGCTCGCTCGAGTACAAACAACACAACCATGACACGGTGGAAGTAGCGCATGGCTGA
- a CDS encoding GlcG/HbpS family heme-binding protein yields MLTINRLDLADAKILIEGAAAKAREIGVPMCIAITDESGNLIAFERMDGGKITSVTIAQDKSFTASAAKKATHDYNAVNVPGKLAFGIHTEVGGRISSVGGGLPVIVDGEVVGGIGLSSGTPQQDMDCAQAGLDHFETKRG; encoded by the coding sequence ATGTTGACGATAAACCGGCTGGATCTGGCCGACGCGAAAATTCTGATCGAAGGTGCGGCTGCAAAGGCCCGCGAAATCGGCGTGCCTATGTGCATCGCCATTACCGATGAATCCGGCAACCTGATCGCGTTCGAGCGGATGGACGGCGGCAAGATCACCAGCGTGACTATTGCCCAGGACAAGTCGTTCACCGCCTCGGCGGCGAAAAAGGCCACCCACGACTACAACGCGGTAAACGTGCCGGGCAAGCTTGCCTTCGGCATCCACACCGAGGTGGGTGGGCGTATCAGTTCCGTAGGAGGCGGCCTGCCGGTCATCGTCGACGGTGAAGTGGTGGGCGGTATCGGTCTCAGCTCCGGCACACCCCAGCAGGACATGGACTGTGCCCAGGCTGGGCTGGATCACTTTGAAACTAAACGGGGTTAG
- a CDS encoding TRAP transporter large permease, translating into MSSDSMTNSNSSPGNPLIGKLGTWLMIIATVALAFVMLVEVINILFYDPFSDEKFLFKFSGSLSDVKIGPLTYIMFGSLAVLLMMGLPLAFVTGGLGVMFIYLVGDSLMLNIIPSRIFPMMTNSDLAAIPLFIFMASMLERAGLIEEMFNVVYKWMGGLGGGLAIATIIASTILAAMVGVIGAAVVTMGIIALPAMLKRGYDQKIALGSIMAGGTLGILIPPSILAILYAVVAQQSVGELYLGSVIPGLILSSLYVFYVGFRSWLNPKLGPPVPEEERIGFKEKMLLLKDLIAPLVLVFLVLGLLFGGVATPVEAAGIGSFGAILVAMKHKVFTIATLRDASVTTAKASAMVLWIMFGASVFVGFYILQGGQDFITETILGIGLSPYAVLLLLMVLLVVLGMFLDWVGILLLAVPIFIPIVEALEFPGLLGFPGVAGEDVVLWFGVLYLVNMQMSFLSPPFGYALFYIRGVCPPDITMGTIFKSSLVFLLIQAFGLFICVLIPSAVTWLPNLVYGQ; encoded by the coding sequence ATGAGCTCAGATTCCATGACCAACTCCAATTCCAGCCCCGGCAATCCCCTGATCGGCAAGCTCGGCACCTGGCTGATGATTATTGCCACGGTGGCCCTTGCCTTTGTGATGCTGGTGGAAGTCATCAACATCCTGTTTTACGACCCGTTCAGCGACGAAAAATTTCTGTTCAAATTCTCGGGTTCCCTGTCCGACGTAAAAATAGGTCCGCTCACCTACATCATGTTCGGCTCTCTGGCCGTGTTGCTGATGATGGGGCTGCCTCTGGCGTTCGTAACCGGTGGCCTGGGCGTCATGTTCATCTATCTGGTGGGCGATTCGCTGATGCTGAACATCATTCCCAGCCGGATCTTCCCGATGATGACCAACTCGGATCTGGCGGCGATACCGCTGTTCATCTTCATGGCCTCCATGCTCGAACGGGCCGGGTTGATCGAAGAGATGTTCAACGTGGTCTACAAGTGGATGGGCGGCCTCGGCGGCGGCCTGGCGATTGCCACTATCATTGCCTCCACCATTCTTGCGGCCATGGTTGGCGTTATCGGCGCCGCTGTTGTCACCATGGGCATTATCGCCCTGCCGGCGATGCTGAAACGGGGGTATGACCAGAAAATTGCCCTGGGGTCGATCATGGCAGGCGGTACCCTGGGCATTCTGATTCCGCCGTCCATCCTGGCCATTCTCTACGCGGTGGTCGCCCAGCAGTCAGTGGGCGAGTTGTACCTCGGGTCGGTTATTCCCGGTCTTATCCTGTCCAGTCTCTACGTATTTTACGTGGGTTTCCGTTCCTGGCTGAACCCCAAGCTGGGGCCGCCGGTGCCGGAAGAAGAGCGAATCGGCTTCAAAGAAAAAATGCTGCTGCTGAAAGACCTGATTGCACCACTGGTGCTGGTGTTCCTGGTGTTGGGGCTGCTGTTCGGTGGCGTTGCCACGCCGGTTGAAGCGGCCGGTATAGGCTCCTTTGGCGCCATCCTGGTTGCGATGAAGCACAAGGTCTTTACCATTGCCACGCTGCGGGATGCGTCGGTCACCACGGCCAAGGCGTCAGCCATGGTGCTGTGGATCATGTTCGGTGCGTCCGTCTTCGTAGGATTCTATATCCTGCAGGGCGGCCAGGACTTCATCACTGAGACTATTCTGGGCATCGGCCTGTCTCCCTATGCGGTTCTGCTGCTGTTGATGGTGCTTCTGGTGGTGCTGGGCATGTTCCTCGACTGGGTGGGCATCCTGTTGCTGGCGGTGCCGATTTTCATCCCGATTGTAGAAGCGCTTGAATTCCCCGGCTTGCTGGGCTTCCCGGGTGTTGCGGGTGAGGACGTGGTGCTCTGGTTCGGTGTGCTTTATCTGGTGAATATGCAGATGTCGTTTCTCAGTCCGCCCTTCGGATACGCGTTGTTTTACATTCGCGGCGTCTGTCCGCCGGACATCACCATGGGCACGATTTTCAAGTCCTCGCTGGTGTTCCTGCTTATTCAGGCATTCGGGCTGTTTATCTGCGTACTCATTCCAAGTGCCGTTACCTGGCTTCCGAACCTGGTTTACGGCCAATAA
- a CDS encoding TRAP transporter small permease subunit produces the protein MSDLSAFGFVMPHWFYWGWLAVMPLIMMALDRWYAQRGVEAVDKNAEANEKLQQIEAELKKSVDYSDVNNWFTRAVDWISEKSGVFISFWTVNAVVFYFFEVVMRYAFNQPTIWVHEASFLLFGMQYLLAGAFALLHGAHVRVDVVYNFLPTRGRVGMDIFTSMFFFMFAIALMITSWTFFQNSYSMDERTVETWGIQYWPVKGVMLFGALLLFLAGLSKLIKDIAIFIKLGREQHA, from the coding sequence ATGTCTGATTTGAGTGCGTTCGGCTTTGTAATGCCTCATTGGTTCTATTGGGGCTGGCTGGCGGTTATGCCGCTGATCATGATGGCACTGGACCGCTGGTATGCCCAGCGTGGTGTGGAAGCTGTCGACAAGAATGCCGAGGCCAACGAAAAGCTTCAGCAAATTGAAGCAGAACTGAAAAAAAGTGTTGATTACAGCGATGTGAACAACTGGTTCACCAGAGCGGTGGACTGGATCAGTGAAAAATCCGGTGTATTTATTTCTTTCTGGACCGTGAACGCGGTGGTTTTCTACTTCTTCGAAGTGGTCATGCGCTACGCATTCAACCAGCCCACCATCTGGGTACACGAGGCCAGCTTTCTGCTATTCGGTATGCAATACCTTCTGGCCGGCGCGTTTGCGCTGCTCCACGGCGCCCATGTACGGGTGGACGTGGTCTACAACTTCTTGCCGACGCGCGGTCGTGTGGGCATGGATATCTTCACGTCCATGTTCTTCTTTATGTTCGCCATCGCGCTAATGATTACCTCCTGGACCTTCTTCCAGAACTCCTACTCGATGGATGAGCGGACCGTTGAAACCTGGGGGATACAGTACTGGCCGGTGAAAGGCGTGATGCTGTTCGGAGCCCTGCTGCTGTTCCTGGCGGGTCTGTCGAAGCTGATCAAGGACATCGCGATCTTCATTAAACTCGGCCGGGAGCAACACGCATGA
- the dctP gene encoding TRAP transporter substrate-binding protein DctP, which yields MITNNKSEQTMVERAAPKRGRLKSLAVAAAFVSIGLLASFQAQAATTWKIQSVWDAGTVGYDLFEEWANSMEEKSGGELIIKPYPAKSVAADNNGLFEAVRNGVLQGMNPFTLYWSGKIPATVFLSSYPAGPDQPHHWDIMFYSMGMLEKTREIYKKYGLFYVGPIQHDANIIHSKRPVNSLEDLKGMKMRVPGGMVAEVFQQFGVSTVSLPGSDIFPALEKGTIDAADYVGPAVNYELGFSQVTDYIMFGPPGVMSVYQPVDLMDLTVNLRAWNALDPELQQLVEDEVRNYSQKHYLTIQKRNIEAMKKFVAEGDTVTRLGQDDLEKFRRAAIPIWFNWASKDDDAKAILDIQIEYMMNPTMGYITEEDLKAAKGM from the coding sequence ATGATCACTAACAATAAATCCGAACAAACGATGGTTGAGCGCGCAGCGCCGAAACGGGGGCGGCTGAAGTCATTGGCTGTTGCCGCTGCCTTTGTCAGTATCGGCCTGCTGGCGTCCTTTCAGGCTCAGGCAGCCACGACCTGGAAGATTCAGTCTGTCTGGGACGCGGGCACCGTAGGCTATGACCTGTTCGAAGAATGGGCCAACAGCATGGAGGAGAAATCTGGCGGCGAGCTGATCATCAAGCCTTATCCGGCCAAATCGGTGGCTGCAGACAACAACGGTCTGTTCGAAGCGGTGCGTAATGGGGTGTTGCAGGGCATGAACCCGTTTACCCTCTACTGGTCTGGCAAGATTCCCGCGACGGTTTTCCTGTCTTCCTACCCGGCCGGTCCGGATCAGCCCCACCACTGGGACATCATGTTCTATTCCATGGGCATGCTGGAAAAAACCCGTGAAATCTATAAGAAGTACGGCCTGTTCTACGTTGGTCCGATTCAGCACGATGCCAACATCATTCACTCCAAGCGGCCGGTCAACAGCCTGGAAGACCTCAAAGGCATGAAGATGCGGGTACCCGGCGGTATGGTGGCCGAGGTGTTCCAGCAGTTTGGTGTATCGACCGTCAGCCTGCCGGGCTCGGATATTTTCCCGGCTCTGGAGAAAGGCACGATTGACGCGGCTGACTATGTGGGCCCTGCGGTGAACTACGAGTTGGGCTTCTCCCAGGTGACCGACTACATCATGTTCGGGCCTCCAGGTGTGATGTCTGTCTACCAGCCGGTGGACCTGATGGACCTCACCGTAAACCTGCGCGCGTGGAATGCGCTGGATCCGGAGCTGCAGCAACTGGTTGAAGATGAAGTGCGCAACTACTCGCAGAAGCACTATCTGACCATTCAGAAGCGCAACATCGAAGCGATGAAGAAGTTCGTGGCAGAGGGTGACACGGTCACGCGCCTTGGCCAGGACGACCTTGAGAAGTTCCGTCGCGCGGCCATCCCGATCTGGTTCAACTGGGCCAGCAAGGATGACGATGCCAAAGCGATTCTGGATATTCAGATTGAGTACATGATGAACCCGACCATGGGCTACATCACCGAGGAAGATCTCAAGGCTGCCAAAGGCATGTAA
- a CDS encoding FCD domain-containing protein — protein sequence MAIVQEISFRLEQLILDGGLAPEQKMPSERQLATRLGVSRSVIREALHELQGRGVIETRHGKGSFVSRIVSSHEEGDEEGPLLQMFAGHPRTLYDLLEVREQLEGQAAFLAATRATPQDLHKITKAFSILDQTDPLSNARPDHNFHQAIVEASHNPVLVHVLNGLKNLMLMTVQASVANLNPRESMRNKITSQHRRIYQAVMARKPEAAKRLATAHVRFVSDSMREIERQGTKIIRVSMDQPLAENDETAAESHSHA from the coding sequence ATGGCAATAGTTCAGGAAATTTCCTTCAGACTTGAACAGCTTATACTGGATGGTGGCCTGGCCCCGGAACAGAAAATGCCATCAGAGCGTCAGTTGGCGACCCGCCTGGGCGTTTCCCGGTCGGTTATTCGCGAGGCTCTGCATGAATTGCAGGGCCGGGGAGTGATTGAAACCCGCCACGGTAAGGGCTCCTTTGTGTCGCGGATCGTATCGTCCCATGAAGAGGGGGATGAAGAGGGCCCCCTGCTACAGATGTTCGCCGGCCACCCTCGCACGCTTTACGACCTGCTGGAAGTCCGTGAGCAGCTGGAAGGTCAGGCGGCGTTTCTGGCGGCTACGCGGGCCACACCGCAAGACCTGCACAAAATCACCAAGGCGTTCTCAATACTGGATCAGACCGACCCCCTTTCCAATGCCAGGCCCGACCACAACTTCCATCAGGCGATTGTGGAAGCGTCCCACAATCCGGTGCTGGTCCACGTACTGAACGGCCTGAAAAATCTGATGCTGATGACCGTGCAGGCATCGGTTGCCAACCTGAATCCCAGGGAATCCATGCGGAACAAGATTACCAGCCAGCACCGCCGGATCTATCAGGCTGTGATGGCCAGAAAACCCGAAGCTGCCAAGCGCTTGGCGACAGCCCATGTGCGGTTCGTGAGCGACTCCATGAGAGAAATAGAACGCCAGGGCACCAAGATTATCCGAGTATCCATGGATCAGCCGCTTGCGGAGAACGACGAAACAGCCGCGGAATCTCACAGCCATGCATAA
- a CDS encoding ABC transporter ATP-binding protein, giving the protein MAESAPLICRDIHKTFDQLEVLKGISLETRKGDVVSLIGSSGSGKSTFLRCINMLETPTSGDIIVHGDPIRFTNNRKGERIPADNKQVELIRAKLSMVFQGFNLWSHMTVLENITEAPIHVLGVPKKEAIERAEAYLNKVGIYERKDYYPAQMSGGQQQRAAIARALAMEPEVMLFDEPTSALDPELVGEVLRVMQNLAEEGRTMIVVTHEMGFARDVSSQVLFLHQGVIEEQGTPDKVFDNPDSERMKQFLAPKF; this is encoded by the coding sequence ATGGCGGAATCAGCGCCTTTGATCTGCAGGGATATTCACAAGACCTTTGACCAGCTTGAAGTGCTCAAAGGCATTTCACTGGAAACCCGAAAGGGTGACGTTGTCTCGCTGATCGGAAGTTCCGGTTCTGGCAAGAGCACGTTTCTGCGCTGCATCAATATGCTCGAGACCCCCACGTCAGGCGACATTATTGTGCACGGTGACCCGATCCGGTTCACCAACAACCGCAAGGGCGAGCGCATTCCGGCAGACAACAAGCAGGTGGAACTGATTCGCGCCAAGCTTTCCATGGTGTTTCAGGGGTTCAACCTGTGGTCACACATGACCGTTCTGGAAAACATTACCGAAGCACCGATTCATGTTCTGGGCGTACCGAAAAAAGAAGCCATTGAGCGGGCGGAAGCCTATCTCAACAAGGTCGGCATCTATGAACGCAAGGACTACTACCCGGCGCAGATGTCGGGCGGACAGCAGCAGCGGGCAGCCATTGCCCGGGCACTGGCCATGGAGCCGGAAGTCATGCTGTTCGACGAACCTACTTCAGCTCTTGACCCCGAGCTGGTAGGCGAGGTTCTGCGGGTTATGCAGAATCTTGCAGAAGAGGGGCGCACCATGATCGTGGTGACCCATGAAATGGGTTTTGCAAGGGATGTGTCGTCTCAGGTCCTGTTCTTGCATCAGGGAGTGATTGAGGAGCAAGGCACGCCGGATAAGGTCTTCGACAATCCGGACTCAGAACGGATGAAGCAGTTTCTCGCTCCCAAGTTCTGA